The Toxorhynchites rutilus septentrionalis strain SRP chromosome 3, ASM2978413v1, whole genome shotgun sequence genome includes a region encoding these proteins:
- the LOC129777888 gene encoding ATP-binding cassette sub-family G member 1-like isoform X2 — protein sequence MFNFTMELLQLSCVGRSNEFTFTFENVTNRKNVPTGRGFSCFVKRSASDQCSEVILNNVSGKFRSGRLTAILGPSGSGKSSLLNVLSGFRKTEGVIKLNGYTLAGAKLRKAVSYTEQEVSLWRNLTVEESLQYASEFQLSRSLSQSSKRIIVLEIIETLGLQKCCNTLARNLSGGEYKRLAMAIDLLSNPKVMLLDEPTSGLDTVATHQVVAQMRNLAQEGRIVACVIHQPSSGILRMFDDVFLVSRGSCLYCGPLDELVPHFAAFGLECPLSHNPADFALEVASMENDHRLGELTQMKAKTAISVFVGLLVGTVYYDIGNNAARIISNTSFFQIVLHTILFTSIGPAAVAYPLESSAFIREYRSNAYSVFPYYLSKMIVEIPILLLNTTILVAMIYVMTSQPMEFYRAFWFWVICLLFGWICQMWGLIFGCFFRIQTTLFVASMSTIPVMLFSGCFITIDQMPAPLRPLTYVSFERYAFEGYLHVLYGLGRKDMDCPEIFCYYKKLSKFLQSLQMPVIGLEYDLLGLIVWAVAMTALFYFCLRNRVNVHNK from the exons ATGTTCAATTTCACGATGGAGCTGCTGCAGCTCAGTTGCGTAGGTCGGAGTAACGAGTTCACGTTCACCTTTGAAAATGTCACCAATCGTAAGAATGTACCAACGGGCAGAGGTTTTAGTTGTTTCGTTAAGAGAAGTGCGTCGGATCAGTGTTCCGAAGTTATTCTAAATAACGTGAGCGGGAAGTTTCGTTCGGGGAGACTCACGGCGATTTTGGGACCCTCTGGATCAGGAAAATCGTCGTTGTTAAATGTGCTCAGTGGATTCAG AAAGACTGAAGGTGTTATTAAACTCAATGGTTATACGCTAGCAGGAGCAAAACTTCGCAAAGCAGTGTCGTATACAGAACAGGAAGTTTCCCTCTGGAGGAACCTTACTGTCGAAGAATCTCTGCAGTACGCATCCGAATTCCAGCTTTCGCGTTCACTATCACAATCATCTAAGCGGATAATAGTACTCGAAATCATCGAAACGCTTGGATTGCAGAAATGTTGCAACACATTGGCACGAAATCTTTCCGGCGGCGAGTACAAACGGCTGGCCATGGCAATCGATTTGCTGTCAAACCCAAAAGTGATGCTCCTGGATGAGCCAACCAGTGGTTTGGACACGGTGGCGACGCATCAAGTTGTGGCTCAGATGAGGAATTTAGCCCAGGAAGGGCGCATCGTTGCTTGTGTGATTCATCAACCGAGCTCGGGCATCCTCAGGATGTTCGATGATGTGTTTCTTGTGTCCAGGGGAAGCTGTCTCTATTGTGGCCCTCTGGATGAACTGGTGCCACATTTTGCAGCATTCGGACTGGAGTGTCCTTTGTCCCACAACCCGGCAGATTTCG CACTCGAAGTAGCCAGCATGGAAAATGACCATCGCCTGGGAGAGCTG ACTCAGATGAAAGCGAAAACAGCCATCAGTGTTTTTGTGGGACTACTCGTGGGGACAGTTTACTATGATATCGGAAACAATGCGGCTCGAATTATATCGAACACATCCTTCTTCCAAATTGTCCTTCACACAATCTTATTTACATCGATTGGACCAGCTGCTGTCGCTT ATCCCCTAGAATCGTCCGCCTTCATTCGGGAATACCGCAGCAACGCGTACTCTGTGTTTCCGTACTACCTCTCCAAAATGATCGTCGAAATCCCAATACTGCTGCTCAACACCACCATCCTTGTGGCGATGATCTATGTGATGACCTCGCAACCGATGGAATTTTATCGCGCCTTCTGGTTCTGGGTGATATGTTTGCTGTTCGGTTGGATCTGCCAAATGTGGGGCTTGATCTTCGGATGTTTCTTCAGGATTCAAACAACGTTGTTCGTTGCCTCGATGTCCACCATTCCGGTGATGCTTTTTTCCGGATGTTTCATAACAATCGATCAAATGCCAGCGCCGCTAAGACCATTGACGTATGTGTCCTTCGAACGGTACGCTTTCGAGGGCTATCTTCATGTGCTGTATGGACTCGGCCGAAAGGACATGGACTGTCCGGAGATTTTTTGCTACTACAAGAAACTGTCAAAATTCCTGCAGTCACTCCAAATGCCGGTCATTGGACTGGAGTACGATTTGCTCGGACTAATTGTGTGGGCAGTGGCGATGACTGCGCTATTCTACTTCTGTCTCAGAAATCGTGTGAATGTTCATAATAAGTGA
- the LOC129777888 gene encoding ATP-binding cassette sub-family G member 1-like isoform X1, whose translation MFNFTMELLQLSCVGRSNEFTFTFENVTNRKNVPTGRGFSCFVKRSASDQCSEVILNNVSGKFRSGRLTAILGPSGSGKSSLLNVLSGFRKTEGVIKLNGYTLAGAKLRKAVSYTEQEVSLWRNLTVEESLQYASEFQLSRSLSQSSKRIIVLEIIETLGLQKCCNTLARNLSGGEYKRLAMAIDLLSNPKVMLLDEPTSGLDTVATHQVVAQMRNLAQEGRIVACVIHQPSSGILRMFDDVFLVSRGSCLYCGPLDELVPHFAAFGLECPLSHNPADFALEVASMENDHRLGELVRHQQTITSTSIVSEGRSLDLRHRNSESKLSRLSQLKLLLYRTVICTMRDPTQMKAKTAISVFVGLLVGTVYYDIGNNAARIISNTSFFQIVLHTILFTSIGPAAVAYPLESSAFIREYRSNAYSVFPYYLSKMIVEIPILLLNTTILVAMIYVMTSQPMEFYRAFWFWVICLLFGWICQMWGLIFGCFFRIQTTLFVASMSTIPVMLFSGCFITIDQMPAPLRPLTYVSFERYAFEGYLHVLYGLGRKDMDCPEIFCYYKKLSKFLQSLQMPVIGLEYDLLGLIVWAVAMTALFYFCLRNRVNVHNK comes from the exons ATGTTCAATTTCACGATGGAGCTGCTGCAGCTCAGTTGCGTAGGTCGGAGTAACGAGTTCACGTTCACCTTTGAAAATGTCACCAATCGTAAGAATGTACCAACGGGCAGAGGTTTTAGTTGTTTCGTTAAGAGAAGTGCGTCGGATCAGTGTTCCGAAGTTATTCTAAATAACGTGAGCGGGAAGTTTCGTTCGGGGAGACTCACGGCGATTTTGGGACCCTCTGGATCAGGAAAATCGTCGTTGTTAAATGTGCTCAGTGGATTCAG AAAGACTGAAGGTGTTATTAAACTCAATGGTTATACGCTAGCAGGAGCAAAACTTCGCAAAGCAGTGTCGTATACAGAACAGGAAGTTTCCCTCTGGAGGAACCTTACTGTCGAAGAATCTCTGCAGTACGCATCCGAATTCCAGCTTTCGCGTTCACTATCACAATCATCTAAGCGGATAATAGTACTCGAAATCATCGAAACGCTTGGATTGCAGAAATGTTGCAACACATTGGCACGAAATCTTTCCGGCGGCGAGTACAAACGGCTGGCCATGGCAATCGATTTGCTGTCAAACCCAAAAGTGATGCTCCTGGATGAGCCAACCAGTGGTTTGGACACGGTGGCGACGCATCAAGTTGTGGCTCAGATGAGGAATTTAGCCCAGGAAGGGCGCATCGTTGCTTGTGTGATTCATCAACCGAGCTCGGGCATCCTCAGGATGTTCGATGATGTGTTTCTTGTGTCCAGGGGAAGCTGTCTCTATTGTGGCCCTCTGGATGAACTGGTGCCACATTTTGCAGCATTCGGACTGGAGTGTCCTTTGTCCCACAACCCGGCAGATTTCG CACTCGAAGTAGCCAGCATGGAAAATGACCATCGCCTGGGAGAGCTGGTACGACATCAGCAAACGATAACTTCTACAAGTATTGTCAGTGAAGGTAGAAGTTTGGACCTCAGACATCGAAACAGTGAATCAAAGCTGTCCCGGTTGAGCCAACTGAAGTTGCTGTTGTATAGGACGGTTATTTGTACCATGCGAGATCCG ACTCAGATGAAAGCGAAAACAGCCATCAGTGTTTTTGTGGGACTACTCGTGGGGACAGTTTACTATGATATCGGAAACAATGCGGCTCGAATTATATCGAACACATCCTTCTTCCAAATTGTCCTTCACACAATCTTATTTACATCGATTGGACCAGCTGCTGTCGCTT ATCCCCTAGAATCGTCCGCCTTCATTCGGGAATACCGCAGCAACGCGTACTCTGTGTTTCCGTACTACCTCTCCAAAATGATCGTCGAAATCCCAATACTGCTGCTCAACACCACCATCCTTGTGGCGATGATCTATGTGATGACCTCGCAACCGATGGAATTTTATCGCGCCTTCTGGTTCTGGGTGATATGTTTGCTGTTCGGTTGGATCTGCCAAATGTGGGGCTTGATCTTCGGATGTTTCTTCAGGATTCAAACAACGTTGTTCGTTGCCTCGATGTCCACCATTCCGGTGATGCTTTTTTCCGGATGTTTCATAACAATCGATCAAATGCCAGCGCCGCTAAGACCATTGACGTATGTGTCCTTCGAACGGTACGCTTTCGAGGGCTATCTTCATGTGCTGTATGGACTCGGCCGAAAGGACATGGACTGTCCGGAGATTTTTTGCTACTACAAGAAACTGTCAAAATTCCTGCAGTCACTCCAAATGCCGGTCATTGGACTGGAGTACGATTTGCTCGGACTAATTGTGTGGGCAGTGGCGATGACTGCGCTATTCTACTTCTGTCTCAGAAATCGTGTGAATGTTCATAATAAGTGA